One Actinosynnema pretiosum DNA segment encodes these proteins:
- a CDS encoding O-antigen ligase family protein, whose product MERIRQRADGATLVCLYLLALLAIPARLVLSFVPMTLPPALVVALVLGVLWLSAQMVDTLNMGKGRNALRTAVALYLVLHLCTYAVATRRFLPIDELTVADSGMVRIVATASVAIFACDAVRTRERLDRVMKLILVCTAGIAFVGLVQFGLGIDLAGYVSIPGLRAQENVYAAMETRSIFRRPTGTTNHPIEYGLVCAMSVAIGAHYVFQSRDEGRPYARWLVCLALVGLGAMTALSRTAILGMTVAGVVMVATLPKRRKLTVVLVGGGFFLGASLVVPGLFGTLRGMFSNISDDPSVKARTSDYEAANEQIALHPLLGRGFGTFLPTKNPILDNQFLLTMIENGYLGLFALIGMFLAACYAVLRTRLLSADENVRGMAACLLSAVLVGGIASVTFDLLAFSIATGMVFVMLGLSGAALRIAQAEAAERDWAPAPGRGRLAGRLRTAPRLRGRSTRSEAADAADG is encoded by the coding sequence GGAGCGGATCAGGCAGCGGGCCGACGGGGCGACCCTCGTCTGCCTGTACCTGCTCGCGCTGCTGGCCATCCCGGCGCGCCTGGTGCTGTCGTTCGTGCCGATGACGCTGCCGCCCGCGCTGGTGGTGGCGCTGGTGCTGGGCGTGCTGTGGCTGTCCGCGCAGATGGTCGACACGCTGAACATGGGCAAGGGCCGCAACGCCCTGCGCACCGCCGTGGCGCTCTACCTGGTGCTGCACCTGTGCACGTACGCCGTGGCGACGCGCCGCTTCCTGCCGATCGACGAGCTGACCGTGGCGGACAGCGGCATGGTCCGGATCGTGGCCACGGCCAGCGTCGCGATCTTCGCCTGCGACGCCGTCCGCACGCGGGAGCGGCTCGACCGGGTGATGAAGCTGATCCTGGTGTGCACGGCCGGGATCGCGTTCGTGGGGCTGGTGCAGTTCGGGCTGGGCATCGACCTGGCCGGGTACGTGTCCATCCCCGGTCTGCGCGCGCAGGAGAACGTGTACGCGGCCATGGAGACCCGGTCGATCTTCCGGCGGCCCACCGGGACCACGAACCACCCCATCGAGTACGGGCTGGTGTGCGCGATGTCCGTCGCGATCGGGGCGCACTACGTGTTCCAGTCCCGCGACGAGGGCAGGCCGTACGCGCGCTGGCTGGTGTGCCTGGCCCTGGTCGGCCTCGGGGCGATGACCGCGCTCTCGCGGACCGCGATCCTGGGCATGACCGTCGCCGGGGTGGTCATGGTGGCGACCCTGCCCAAGCGGCGGAAGCTGACCGTGGTGCTGGTCGGCGGCGGGTTCTTCCTCGGGGCGAGCCTGGTCGTCCCAGGGCTGTTCGGCACGTTGCGCGGCATGTTCTCGAACATCAGCGACGACCCGAGCGTGAAGGCCAGGACCTCGGACTACGAGGCGGCGAACGAGCAGATCGCGCTGCACCCGCTGCTGGGCCGGGGGTTCGGGACGTTCCTGCCGACCAAGAACCCGATCCTGGACAACCAGTTCCTGCTGACGATGATCGAGAACGGCTACCTGGGGCTGTTCGCGCTGATCGGGATGTTCCTGGCGGCCTGCTACGCGGTGCTGCGGACGCGGCTGCTCAGCGCGGACGAGAACGTGCGGGGCATGGCCGCCTGCCTGCTGTCGGCGGTGCTGGTGGGCGGGATCGCGTCGGTGACGTTCGACCTGCTGGCGTTCAGCATCGCCACCGGGATGGTGTTCGTGATGCTGGGGCTGAGCGGGGCGGCGCTGCGGATCGCCCAGGCCGAGGCCGCCGAGCGCGACTGGGCGCCCGCGCCGGGACGCGGGCGGCTGGCGGGCAGGCTGAGGACCGCGCCCCGCCTGCGGGGCAGGTCCACCAGGTCCGAGGCCGCCGACGCCGCGGACGGGTGA
- a CDS encoding DegT/DnrJ/EryC1/StrS family aminotransferase — translation MIDIPLVDLRAQHAQVADEVAEGWAAVLERTAFIGGPQVAAFESEFADYQGVAHCVGVANGTDAIELALRALGVGHGDECVLPANTFIATAEAVARTGATPVLVDCVAATGLIDPEKIPAALTDRTRAVLPVHLYGQAAPVELVRAAAPGVPVVEDAAQAQGASRFGVPVGGLGEIAATSFYPGKNLGAYGDGGAVLTSSAELAEAVRLLREHGSPRKYEHSVLGFNSRLDTLQAVVLSAKLRRLEGWNEARRAAATRYAELLADLPDVLAPEVLEGNIPVWHLYVVRVPNRDRVLAALHEAGVGAGIHYPTPVHLTGAFASLGHGAGDFPVSESVATEILSLPLFPEITEEQQHRVVAALKAAL, via the coding sequence GTGATCGACATCCCGCTGGTGGACCTGCGCGCTCAGCACGCCCAGGTCGCCGACGAGGTCGCCGAGGGGTGGGCCGCGGTGCTGGAGCGCACCGCGTTCATCGGGGGCCCGCAGGTGGCGGCGTTCGAGTCCGAGTTCGCCGACTACCAGGGCGTCGCGCACTGCGTCGGCGTCGCCAACGGCACCGACGCCATCGAGCTGGCGCTGCGCGCGCTCGGCGTGGGCCACGGCGACGAGTGCGTCCTGCCCGCCAACACCTTCATCGCGACCGCCGAGGCCGTCGCCCGCACCGGCGCGACCCCCGTGCTGGTCGACTGCGTGGCCGCGACCGGCCTGATCGACCCGGAGAAGATCCCGGCCGCGCTGACCGACCGCACCAGGGCCGTCCTGCCCGTGCACCTCTACGGCCAGGCCGCCCCGGTGGAGCTGGTCCGGGCCGCCGCCCCCGGCGTCCCGGTCGTGGAGGACGCCGCGCAGGCCCAGGGCGCCTCCCGCTTCGGCGTCCCCGTGGGCGGGCTGGGCGAGATCGCCGCGACCAGCTTCTACCCCGGCAAGAACCTCGGCGCCTACGGCGACGGCGGCGCGGTCCTGACCTCGTCCGCCGAGCTGGCCGAGGCGGTCCGGCTGCTGCGCGAGCACGGCTCCCCGCGCAAGTACGAGCACAGCGTGCTGGGCTTCAACAGCAGGCTGGACACCCTGCAGGCGGTGGTGCTGTCCGCGAAGCTGCGCAGGCTGGAGGGCTGGAACGAGGCCCGCCGCGCCGCGGCCACCCGGTACGCCGAGCTCCTGGCCGACCTGCCGGACGTGCTGGCGCCGGAGGTGCTGGAGGGCAACATCCCGGTGTGGCACCTGTACGTGGTCCGGGTCCCGAACCGCGACCGCGTGCTCGCCGCGCTGCACGAGGCGGGCGTCGGCGCGGGCATCCACTACCCGACCCCGGTCCACCTGACCGGGGCCTTCGCCTCGCTGGGGCACGGGGCCGGGGACTTCCCGGTGAGCGAGTCGGTGGCCACCGAGATCCTCTCCCTGCCGCTGTTCCCGGAGATCACCGAGGAGCAGCAGCACCGCGTGGTGGCCGCGCTGAAGGCCGCCCTGTGA
- a CDS encoding NeuD/PglB/VioB family sugar acetyltransferase encodes MTPRPLLLVGGGGLAREVLAAARLAPEEWAPLGALDDDPTKHGQALDGLPVLGGSELVHEHPDAAVVVCVASARRPLGRLALARKLGLEQDRYGTITHPGAHVAPGCSAGPGTVLLAGVVVTTPLRLGAHVVAMPHVIITHDDEVGDGVTFAGGASLGGAVRVGESAYLGQRAAVREGLTIGAGAVVGMGAVVLADVPAGEVWAGVPARRILREGNRT; translated from the coding sequence ATGACGCCGCGACCGCTGCTGCTGGTCGGGGGAGGGGGGTTGGCGCGCGAGGTGCTCGCCGCCGCCCGCCTCGCACCGGAGGAGTGGGCACCGCTCGGCGCGCTCGACGACGATCCGACCAAGCACGGGCAGGCCCTCGACGGCCTGCCCGTGCTGGGCGGTTCCGAGCTCGTGCACGAGCACCCCGATGCCGCCGTCGTGGTGTGCGTCGCCAGCGCCCGCCGCCCACTGGGGCGGCTCGCGCTGGCCAGGAAGCTCGGCCTCGAGCAGGACCGGTACGGCACGATCACGCACCCCGGCGCGCACGTCGCCCCCGGGTGCTCCGCCGGTCCGGGGACGGTCCTGCTCGCCGGCGTCGTGGTGACCACCCCGCTGCGCCTGGGCGCGCACGTGGTCGCCATGCCGCACGTGATCATCACCCACGACGACGAGGTCGGCGACGGGGTCACCTTCGCAGGCGGCGCGTCGCTGGGTGGGGCGGTCCGCGTCGGGGAGAGCGCCTACCTGGGACAGCGCGCAGCCGTCCGGGAGGGCCTCACGATCGGCGCGGGGGCCGTCGTGGGCATGGGAGCGGTCGTGCTGGCCGACGTGCCCGCGGGCGAGGTCTGGGCGGGCGTCCCGGCCAGGCGAATCCTTCGAGAGGGGAACCGCACGTGA
- a CDS encoding acyltransferase encodes MSGVRVHPNGLCESEDVGDGTRVWAFAHVLPGARIGRDCNICDGAFVEGSAVLGDRVTVKNGTLVFDGVTCEDEVFLGPNVLFTNDLRPRAAIKRTGDALLTTLVRRGATLGAGTVVVCGVEIGAHAFAAAGSVVTKDVPAHAFVAGNPARVKGWVCECGQRLTDALTCPDCAKSYREDGGGLTRAS; translated from the coding sequence GTGAGCGGGGTGCGGGTGCACCCGAACGGGCTGTGCGAGAGCGAGGACGTCGGCGACGGCACCCGCGTGTGGGCGTTCGCGCACGTGCTCCCCGGAGCCAGGATCGGTCGCGACTGCAACATCTGCGACGGGGCGTTCGTGGAGGGCAGCGCGGTGCTGGGGGACCGGGTGACGGTCAAGAACGGGACGCTGGTCTTCGACGGGGTGACCTGCGAGGACGAGGTCTTCCTCGGGCCCAACGTGCTGTTCACGAACGACCTGCGACCGCGGGCCGCGATCAAGCGGACCGGGGACGCGCTGCTGACCACCCTGGTCCGCCGCGGGGCGACGCTGGGGGCGGGCACGGTGGTGGTGTGCGGCGTGGAGATCGGGGCGCACGCCTTCGCGGCGGCGGGGTCGGTCGTGACCAAGGACGTCCCGGCGCACGCGTTCGTGGCGGGCAACCCGGCCAGGGTGAAGGGGTGGGTGTGCGAGTGCGGGCAGCGCCTGACCGACGCCCTGACCTGCCCGGACTGCGCGAAGTCGTACCGGGAGGACGGCGGCGGGTTGACGCGGGCGTCCTGA
- a CDS encoding DUF4082 domain-containing protein, giving the protein MVGSIAGRLLRGLLAVLVVASGIVPIVVFTAATARAAGPCDAPVANKIVCENTKQGATDWQVTSKDDSILGFTTDISYAPGETVEFKMLTPATSYRIDLYRLGYYGGSGARLMGSTTRTTPQNQPACDRDTTPMPTYPTGTALIDCGNWAVSTTWTVPQDAVSGIYYARMSRTDVPADQPAVNELAFVVRDDTATGKVMFQTSDSTWVAYNRYGGNSLYFGDGPGQGGQAYKVSYNRPYTGGDGDENFIFNAEYPMLRFLESNGYDLTYTTDVDSARRGELIKKQKVFMAVGHDEYWSNEQRASVEAARAAGVHLAFLTGNEIFWKTRWEASKFGTKRDWRTIASFKETKGTQNDGLPDWTGTWRDPRFPEQDGGRPENSLLGNIFVVNGRRDDSLQVPAQYGKMRLWRNTDLQTMAAGSTYTFQPGTLGYEWNVVPDNGFQPAGVGQFSRTTVAMLDGPYVLQNYGDHYTPDTATHALTYYKDQTSGALVFGAGTVQWAWGLDDDHAFLTNTPTSDVRMQQATVNFLADMGVKAATLRTGLTQTDGITDKQAPTAAFTSVPAISTVGAAYTFSGTVTDAAGQVTGVEVSTDGGTRWHPANWLAGQSAWSYTYTPTKSGPATLQVRAVDDSLNLSSPVSATPGVGARTCPCGLWTDADKPKNPDNADSGALELGVKWQSNTDGYVRGVRFYKGPNDTGTHVGTLWTADGRQLATGTFTGETASGWQTLAFPIPVKVDKNTTYVVSYLSPTGHFASDPEYFSFSSRYLEPLTAPQTVRPSGAPGDLGNANGVFRGGAGFPNRSSLDTNYWVDVVWAPDPGPDTRAPELVSTSPVSSSASVGLTPTLSAAYDEGLNPASTQFTLTGPDGQVAGATSVTGDGKTAQFTPSAELRTGTTYTASVRVRDAAGNQTPEHTWTFTTGSHRPAACPCTVWDDFASPETQSADDATPVELGAKVRFNGKGEVLGVRFFKGANNTGTHTGSLWDATGKLLATGVFTGESTSGWQTLTFASPVVVQANTTYVVSYYAPKGHYAVTPGYFNGQTAAYGALRALAAGVDGPNGVFRYGTGGGFPNASYNSANYWVDVVFRNGLNGDTTPPTLDGRTPAPNATDVALAAPLALTFNEPVDPASAQVWLTDPGGAKLHGEVSLSGDQKTLTWTPTGKLQPNTRYGASALIADANGNAMTAPAEWSFTTTRTAACPCSLFSAATVPSTTSADDGGSYELGVRFTPTQSGQITGVRFYKGAGNTGTHTGSLWTSTGSRMATGAFVNETATGWQTLVFTNPVTVAPGLTYVASYTAPNGHYAIDQGYFQATGVDAPPLTAPRTGDGSPNGVFQPGGGFPTVSYQGNNYWVDVVYTPSSDTTPPVATGNTPLAGATGVEARPTVTASFDEPVEANNTQFAVTDGGGARIDGTITLSGDRRTVSWTPKADLAPTTRHVVTARAADDGGNIMAEPLTWSFTTSADQTCPCSLFSAATVPSTTSADDGGSYELGVRFTPKADGKVTGVRFYKGAGNTGTHTGTVWSTDGTPLKTGAFANETATGWQTLTFDEPLQVTAGTTYIASYSAPNGHFAINQGYFGGYAVDTPKLSSPATDELSRNGLFQPGGGFPTNSYQGNNYWVDVVFTTA; this is encoded by the coding sequence ATGGTGGGGTCGATAGCGGGGCGTCTGCTGAGAGGGCTGCTGGCCGTCCTGGTGGTCGCGAGCGGAATCGTGCCGATCGTCGTGTTCACCGCGGCCACCGCCCGTGCGGCGGGACCCTGCGACGCGCCGGTCGCCAACAAGATCGTCTGCGAGAACACCAAGCAGGGCGCGACGGACTGGCAGGTCACCTCCAAGGACGACTCGATCCTCGGGTTCACCACCGACATCAGCTACGCGCCCGGCGAGACCGTCGAGTTCAAGATGCTCACCCCGGCGACCTCCTACCGGATCGACCTCTACCGCCTGGGCTACTACGGCGGCTCGGGCGCCCGCCTGATGGGCAGCACCACCCGCACCACCCCGCAGAACCAGCCCGCCTGCGACCGCGACACCACGCCGATGCCGACCTACCCGACCGGCACCGCGCTGATCGACTGCGGCAACTGGGCCGTCTCCACCACGTGGACCGTCCCGCAGGACGCCGTCTCCGGCATCTACTACGCCCGGATGAGCCGCACCGACGTCCCCGCCGACCAGCCCGCCGTCAACGAGCTGGCGTTCGTCGTCCGCGACGACACCGCCACCGGCAAGGTCATGTTCCAGACCTCGGACTCCACCTGGGTCGCCTACAACCGCTACGGTGGCAATAGCCTCTACTTCGGCGACGGCCCCGGCCAGGGCGGCCAGGCCTACAAGGTCAGCTACAACCGCCCCTACACCGGCGGCGACGGCGACGAGAACTTCATCTTCAACGCCGAGTACCCGATGCTCCGCTTCCTGGAGTCCAACGGCTACGACCTGACCTACACCACCGACGTCGACAGCGCCCGGCGCGGTGAGCTGATCAAGAAGCAGAAGGTCTTCATGGCCGTCGGCCACGACGAGTACTGGTCGAACGAGCAGCGCGCCAGCGTCGAGGCGGCCCGCGCGGCGGGCGTGCACCTGGCCTTCCTCACCGGCAACGAGATCTTCTGGAAGACCCGCTGGGAGGCCAGCAAGTTCGGCACGAAGCGCGACTGGCGCACCATCGCCTCCTTCAAGGAGACCAAGGGCACCCAGAACGACGGCCTCCCGGACTGGACCGGCACCTGGCGCGACCCGCGCTTCCCCGAGCAGGACGGCGGCAGGCCGGAGAACTCCCTGCTGGGCAACATCTTCGTCGTCAACGGCCGCCGCGACGACTCGCTCCAGGTCCCCGCGCAGTACGGGAAGATGCGCCTCTGGCGCAACACCGACCTGCAGACCATGGCCGCGGGCAGCACCTACACGTTCCAGCCAGGCACCCTCGGCTACGAGTGGAACGTCGTGCCGGACAACGGCTTCCAGCCCGCGGGCGTCGGCCAGTTCTCCCGCACCACCGTCGCCATGCTCGACGGCCCGTACGTGCTCCAGAACTACGGCGACCACTACACCCCCGACACCGCCACGCACGCCCTGACCTACTACAAGGACCAGACGAGCGGCGCGCTGGTGTTCGGCGCGGGCACCGTGCAGTGGGCCTGGGGCCTGGACGACGACCACGCCTTCCTCACCAACACGCCCACCTCCGACGTGCGGATGCAGCAGGCCACGGTCAACTTCCTGGCCGACATGGGCGTGAAGGCCGCGACCCTGCGGACCGGCCTGACCCAGACCGACGGCATCACCGACAAGCAGGCGCCCACCGCCGCCTTCACCTCGGTGCCCGCCATCTCCACCGTCGGCGCCGCCTACACCTTCTCCGGCACCGTCACCGACGCGGCGGGCCAGGTCACCGGCGTCGAGGTCTCCACCGACGGCGGCACCCGCTGGCACCCGGCGAACTGGCTCGCGGGCCAGAGCGCCTGGAGCTACACCTACACCCCGACCAAGTCGGGACCCGCCACCCTGCAGGTCCGCGCGGTCGACGACTCGCTCAACCTGTCCAGCCCCGTCTCCGCCACCCCCGGCGTCGGCGCCCGCACCTGCCCGTGCGGCCTGTGGACCGACGCCGACAAGCCCAAGAACCCGGACAACGCCGACAGCGGCGCCCTGGAGCTGGGCGTGAAGTGGCAGTCCAACACCGACGGCTACGTGCGCGGCGTGCGCTTCTACAAGGGCCCCAACGACACCGGCACCCACGTCGGCACCCTGTGGACCGCCGACGGCCGCCAGCTGGCGACCGGCACGTTCACCGGCGAGACCGCGAGCGGCTGGCAGACCCTGGCGTTCCCGATCCCGGTGAAGGTCGACAAGAACACCACCTACGTCGTGTCCTACCTGTCGCCCACCGGCCACTTCGCCTCCGACCCGGAGTACTTCAGCTTCTCCTCCCGCTACCTGGAGCCGCTGACCGCGCCGCAGACCGTGCGCCCCAGCGGCGCGCCCGGCGACCTCGGCAACGCCAACGGCGTCTTCCGCGGCGGCGCGGGCTTCCCGAACCGCAGCTCGCTCGACACCAACTACTGGGTCGACGTGGTGTGGGCCCCGGACCCCGGCCCCGACACCCGCGCGCCCGAGCTGGTCTCCACCAGCCCCGTCTCGTCCTCGGCCAGCGTCGGCCTCACCCCGACCCTGTCCGCCGCCTACGACGAGGGCCTCAACCCGGCCTCGACCCAGTTCACCCTCACCGGCCCGGACGGCCAGGTCGCGGGAGCCACCTCGGTCACCGGCGACGGCAAGACCGCCCAGTTCACGCCAAGCGCCGAGCTGCGCACCGGCACCACCTACACCGCCTCCGTGCGGGTCAGGGACGCCGCGGGCAACCAGACGCCCGAGCACACCTGGACCTTCACCACCGGCTCGCACCGCCCGGCCGCCTGCCCCTGCACCGTGTGGGACGACTTCGCCTCGCCCGAGACGCAGAGCGCCGACGACGCCACCCCCGTGGAACTGGGCGCCAAGGTCCGCTTCAACGGCAAGGGCGAGGTGCTGGGCGTCCGCTTCTTCAAGGGCGCGAACAACACCGGCACCCACACCGGCTCCCTGTGGGACGCCACCGGCAAGCTCCTGGCCACCGGCGTCTTCACCGGCGAGAGCACCTCGGGCTGGCAGACCCTGACCTTCGCCTCCCCCGTGGTCGTGCAGGCCAACACCACCTACGTGGTGTCGTACTACGCGCCCAAGGGCCACTACGCGGTCACGCCCGGCTACTTCAACGGCCAGACCGCGGCCTACGGCGCCCTGCGCGCCCTCGCCGCAGGCGTCGACGGCCCCAACGGCGTCTTCCGCTACGGCACCGGCGGCGGCTTCCCGAACGCCAGCTACAACTCCGCCAACTACTGGGTCGACGTGGTCTTCCGCAACGGCCTCAACGGCGACACCACCCCGCCGACCCTGGACGGGCGCACGCCCGCGCCGAACGCCACCGACGTGGCGCTCGCCGCGCCGCTCGCGCTGACCTTCAACGAGCCGGTCGACCCGGCCTCCGCGCAGGTCTGGCTCACCGACCCCGGCGGCGCCAAGCTGCACGGCGAGGTGTCCCTGTCCGGCGACCAGAAGACCCTCACCTGGACGCCCACCGGCAAGCTCCAGCCCAACACCCGCTACGGCGCCAGCGCCCTGATCGCCGACGCCAACGGCAACGCGATGACCGCGCCCGCCGAGTGGTCCTTCACCACCACCCGCACCGCCGCCTGCCCGTGCTCGCTGTTCAGCGCGGCCACCGTCCCGTCGACCACCTCGGCCGACGACGGCGGCAGCTACGAGCTGGGCGTCCGGTTCACCCCGACGCAGAGCGGCCAGATCACCGGCGTGCGCTTCTACAAGGGCGCGGGCAACACCGGCACCCACACCGGCTCCCTGTGGACCTCCACCGGCTCCCGCATGGCCACCGGCGCCTTCGTCAACGAGACCGCCACCGGCTGGCAGACCCTGGTGTTCACCAACCCGGTGACCGTCGCGCCCGGCCTGACCTACGTCGCCTCGTACACCGCCCCCAACGGGCACTACGCGATCGACCAGGGCTACTTCCAGGCCACCGGCGTCGACGCGCCGCCGCTCACCGCGCCCCGCACCGGGGACGGCAGCCCGAACGGCGTGTTCCAGCCGGGCGGCGGCTTCCCGACCGTGTCCTACCAGGGCAACAACTACTGGGTGGACGTCGTCTACACGCCCAGCAGCGACACCACCCCGCCCGTCGCCACCGGCAACACCCCGCTGGCGGGCGCGACCGGCGTCGAGGCGCGGCCGACCGTGACGGCGAGCTTCGACGAGCCCGTCGAGGCCAACAACACCCAGTTCGCGGTCACCGACGGCGGCGGCGCCAGGATCGACGGCACGATCACCCTCTCCGGGGACCGGCGCACCGTCAGCTGGACGCCGAAGGCCGACCTCGCCCCGACGACCAGGCACGTCGTCACCGCGCGCGCGGCCGACGACGGTGGCAACATCATGGCCGAACCGCTCACCTGGTCGTTCACCACGTCCGCCGACCAGACCTGCCCGTGCTCGCTGTTCAGCGCGGCCACCGTCCCGTCGACCACCTCGGCCGACGACGGCGGCAGCTACGAGCTCGGCGTGCGGTTCACCCCGAAGGCCGACGGGAAGGTCACCGGCGTGCGGTTCTACAAGGGCGCGGGCAACACCGGCACCCACACCGGCACGGTGTGGAGCACCGACGGGACCCCGCTCAAGACCGGCGCGTTCGCGAACGAGACCGCCACCGGCTGGCAGACGCTCACCTTCGACGAGCCGCTCCAGGTGACCGCGGGGACGACGTACATCGCCTCCTACAGCGCCCCCAACGGGCACTTCGCGATCAACCAGGGCTACTTCGGCGGCTACGCCGTGGACACGCCGAAGCTGTCCTCGCCCGCCACCGACGAGCTCAGCCGCAACGGCCTCTTCCAGCCGGGCGGCGGGTTCCCGACGAACAGCTACCAGGGCAACAACTACTGGGTGGACGTGGTCTTCACGACCGCCTGA